The nucleotide sequence ATCGTTACCAACGGATATTCAAAGGAATATGGTTACCAAACTTTGACGTTGCAGAAATCGTAACGCCAAAGTCTGTGCCCACAAAATCCCTTTCGGTAAAAATGCTGAAATCTGGTAGCCCGATTGAAAAGATCGAAGACCTTAGGCCTCAGAGCCAGAGTCTTTCTTCAAATTCTCAGGCGTTACCCATGCAGACATTTGTCTTAGAGAGTGGCTACTTAGTTTTTTATCGGACCGTCCTTCACAACAGCAAGCTTCTCACACAAGGCTTTGTGGTGGATCAAAAGACTTTTTTCCTGTCACTATTTAAAGAGCTAATCGACGATACAAAACGCACCTCTGAAATTGCGGCCCAACTAACATTACTTGTGGAAGGGCGCGCGCTTGGTTTTTTCCCTTCGCCAACAGCAGATGCTGTGCCACTTTTTCAAACCAACGAACTCTCTCCGCTCGAAGGCTTCACTCTGCTCGTCTCCTCATCGCCAGGCAGATTGTCATTGATCCAGATTTTGGCGCTAGGATCGGTTGTCCTCACAGTATTAATTATTTTAGGCGCAATTCTTCTATTGTATAGAACTGCGATCCGTCAGCTTGAACTATCGGAACGACAGGCTGCCTTTGTATCCTCTGTAAGCCACGAACTTCGCACGCCAATCACTGCGATTCGAATGCACGGTGAACTTTTGAAGGCAGGATGGGCGGATAACCAAGCACGGCGAGAAAGTTCCTACGATTACATTCTTAAAGAATCAGAACGCTTATCGCGGCTAATCGAAAATGTCTTACGTTATGCACGAATCGGACGCGATAGCGACCCACTCTCACTTGAGAAAGTCTCGTCTCTCGAACTGAAATTTCTTATGGAGAAAAAGATTTTCCCAATTATATA is from Deltaproteobacteria bacterium and encodes:
- a CDS encoding HAMP domain-containing histidine kinase yields the protein MKSERTWLRIGASIATFASIAVGILIVAVLRYQFLQNFLDTQTSFARKSISTSLEEFRQILDQESKRPFTEYSQSNFGGVSTQSFLRFSNISAVEPSVRIPGLVGFFQITEKKKLELPFYPEGLASDRKDRERRRDLARRIYGSIYKTQPINSDDGTRDRYQRIFKGIWLPNFDVAEIVTPKSVPTKSLSVKMLKSGSPIEKIEDLRPQSQSLSSNSQALPMQTFVLESGYLVFYRTVLHNSKLLTQGFVVDQKTFFLSLFKELIDDTKRTSEIAAQLTLLVEGRALGFFPSPTADAVPLFQTNELSPLEGFTLLVSSSPGRLSLIQILALGSVVLTVLIILGAILLLYRTAIRQLELSERQAAFVSSVSHELRTPITAIRMHGELLKAGWADNQARRESSYDYILKESERLSRLIENVLRYARIGRDSDPLSLEKVSSLELKFLMEKKIFPIIYQSGFQLELQDQIPSDSSNGVEIDPDALTQILINIVDNAIKFSRTSEQKKISISLKENETFIEIKVRDFGPGIPEESRSKVFDLFFRAENEMT